Within the archaeon BMS3Bbin15 genome, the region TGATATCTCCCCGTTTTTCATTGAGTGCAACGGCTGTCATTAGACATCCCAAGGTACGAGCAACTACTCTCAATGAGTCATATTGAGATAAAATACCAATAATAGCGTTTGAGTTTTCTTCTAAAAGAATCCTCTTTATATATATTATCTCCCTTCCGGCCGAATCTGCATAATAATAATGCCAGTTATATAAATCGTTGACTATCTTACTGTACTGATCCATTTTAGCTGACCCAACTATAAATCTTTTTTCGATGATTTCTTTGATGTATTGACCCACTGAAATGTTTTCAGATTCTATTACTTCTGATAAACATCTCTCTAAATCATCCTTTATCCATATTGATACAGTTCCCAAAGTAGTTACCTCATTTAATCTTCCTATTTATCATTGTTAAACTCAAGAACTTAAAAATTTTTCTGTTATAAATCCCTAAATTTTAAAAGATAGGCTTAATTTTCCATAAAGTAAGAGAATAATTTATGTACATATTTTTTATATAGGTTCATATAGTATATTTAGGATTTAAATGGAAAAATTTAAGTATTATTTAGAATAACCTTCAAATCGCCAATTAAAATTTGAAAAGGAGGTAGCACTAAAATGTTGTATAAACAAATAGAAACGGAAATATTGGAAGGAGAGGCTTGGGCGCTTCGACGTCAGAAAGGGATTCCAAACAATAGACAACTATGGGTACTGGCATGTATGGACGAACGTCTACCTGTAGAAAGGGCTTTAGGAATACGTGAAGGTGATGCACACGTATTCAGAAATGCTGGCGGTTTGGTGACAGATGATGCAATCCGATCCGCAATGCTGACTACAAATTTCTTTGGTACAAAAGAGATTATTGTCCTCAATCACACAGAGTGCGGAATGTTGACAGCTACAGGAAAATATTTGACTGAAGAGCTTAGGAAAAAAGGAATGGACCCAGAGAACGCCCAAATAGACCCTTCATTACCGGGACTTAAACTAGGGAAGGTCGCTTTCTCCGAATGGATCAGAATGTTCAGCGATGTGGATGAAACATGCCAGAAACAAGTTGAACTTCTTAGAGATTGTTCACTTATTCCCAAAGATGTCGTGATTAATGGGTATGTTTATGAAACTGAGACAGGACGTCTGCGCAAGCCTTATCAGCGTCTATCAGAGAAGGTCAACACAGCAAAGTCTATGGGTGCAATGGGATACTAATTTCCTCTTTATTTTTTTATTTTAAATAACCAAATATCGAGATTTTGTTAAAAAGAGGCTGTAGGAACATGTTGGAGTGGGTGTGTAGGAGATAACACTAGTTTATAGAATAAACACTGCTGAAGAACAATTGATAAAAGTAATTATAGAAAACTTTATATAATATTAGTTAAATATAAACCTGTAATAAAAATAGGAGGTGAAGATGGGTGGCAACTATAAATATATTGCTGACCGAAGGGCCATTTCAAACGGAAAAGTGGGAAACCGCAGCCAATATTGCCAAGGCTGCCTTGGAAAAGGGGCATGCAGCAACTTTTTTTATGTATATGGATGGTGTACATAACGGAGTTAAAACACAAAAATTTCAGGAATGGGAGACTCTACCGGTGGATAGATACAAGGAACTTGTCAAGCTGGGAGCAAAGATTGTGTGCTGTGGCATATGTGTGAACGCCAGAGGACATCAGGATGGAAAGTACTTCTTCGAAGGAGCAAAAGTAGGTGGCATCCCTGATTGGGCAACATTTGTCGGAGAGGCTGACAGGGTTATAACACTGTGAGGTGAATAAAAATGGGAGAAAAGAAAATATTGTTTATGTTCCTTCGACCGCCATTCGGAAATATATACTACACAGAAGGACTCAGAGCAGTTGTTGGTATGATGAGTGGATTGGACGAACACAAAGTTACCTGTTTATATCTTGGTGACGGTGCATTCTATTCGCTAAAGAACAGGTACAAAGAAGATACCAAGGGATATCTAAACACTCTTGAAAAATTCGGCGAATTGAACTTGAATGTAGAGAAAGAATCACTGGATGAGCTCGGCATATCCAAAGATGAAGTTGACCCAATGTTCAAAGTTGTATCCAGGGATGAGGTAGCAGATATGATAAAAGAATGCGATATCGCATATGATTTCTGAGAGGTGAAAAAAATGGCATTGTATTTGATAGACTTACCGTTTGCTAAAGTAGGATTACCTCTGGCTGCAAAAGACAGTGATGCAAAGATAATACTGATACAGGATGGTGTCTTTATAAATAAAAACTTGATACCGGGAAATGCAAAGGTATATGCTGTAAAAAATGATGTAGAAAAAAGAGGAGTACAGTCCAGACTTGGAGACGGTGTCGAGGTGGTTGACTACGACAAACTTGTAGATATTATTCTAGAAGACAAAGTAGTGAACTTTGCATAAAGTGACTGCTGGATGTATATGGAAACATATAGGAAAAAAGAGCGTTTTGACAGATATGGATGTGAATGGCCGATTCTCAACATTATGGGGTTTTGGATTTTCAATCCGATATTTGCCATTTTGATAATTTTAACCACTGATATTGAATTGTCAGACAGCCTCTTTAGCCGTGGGTAGTTCACAAAGAAAGCTTAATAACCTTTGTGTACAAACTATAAAATAAAGGAGGTTATACTGTGGTTACAATAAAGGCAGGTACCAAAGAAGATTGTATATGGGAATTTCCAGACGAGTTCTACTACCATGAGAAAGACCATATATGGGCCAAGGTGGAAGATAACAAAGTTACATTTGGACTGGATGCATTTGGTACATGGGGTGCTGGAGGAATCAAGCAGATGAGGACATTTCCATTAGGCAGGACATTGAAAAAGAACCAGGCTTTTGGTAATATAGAGAGTGGAAAATATATCGGCCCAATGAGGGCACCGGTATCAGGCAAGATAATCGAGGTCAACACCGATGTTGTTTCAAACCCATCAAGTGTAAATCAGGCTCCATACGAGAACTGGATTATCGTTATAGAGGCAGGAAACCTGGATGAAGACCTGAAGGGCCTGCCGCATGGAAAAGAAGGCATAGAAAAATGGATGAAGGCAGAAATTGACGACTATGCAAGCAAGGATTTACTTAAGTGTGACTGATAAACCAGGTCACTCTTTTATTTGTT harbors:
- the mtcA1 gene encoding beta-carbonic anhydrase 1 is translated as MLYKQIETEILEGEAWALRRQKGIPNNRQLWVLACMDERLPVERALGIREGDAHVFRNAGGLVTDDAIRSAMLTTNFFGTKEIIVLNHTECGMLTATGKYLTEELRKKGMDPENAQIDPSLPGLKLGKVAFSEWIRMFSDVDETCQKQVELLRDCSLIPKDVVINGYVYETETGRLRKPYQRLSEKVNTAKSMGAMGY
- the dsrE gene encoding putative sulfurtransferase DsrE encodes the protein MATINILLTEGPFQTEKWETAANIAKAALEKGHAATFFMYMDGVHNGVKTQKFQEWETLPVDRYKELVKLGAKIVCCGICVNARGHQDGKYFFEGAKVGGIPDWATFVGEADRVITL
- the tusB_1 gene encoding protein TusB, producing the protein MALYLIDLPFAKVGLPLAAKDSDAKIILIQDGVFINKNLIPGNAKVYAVKNDVEKRGVQSRLGDGVEVVDYDKLVDIILEDKVVNFA
- the gcvH_2 gene encoding glycine cleavage system H protein; its protein translation is MVTIKAGTKEDCIWEFPDEFYYHEKDHIWAKVEDNKVTFGLDAFGTWGAGGIKQMRTFPLGRTLKKNQAFGNIESGKYIGPMRAPVSGKIIEVNTDVVSNPSSVNQAPYENWIIVIEAGNLDEDLKGLPHGKEGIEKWMKAEIDDYASKDLLKCD